The following proteins come from a genomic window of Longimicrobiaceae bacterium:
- a CDS encoding BTAD domain-containing putative transcriptional regulator, producing the protein MLSLRLFGGLQAHVDDQPLAGRAAHRKRLALLALLGTVPSRTMSRDKLVALLWPEHDAERGRHQLATALYDVRKAGGEELVLTPGDDLRLNAERVACDVWEFEALLSGGEPETAVRCYAGPLLDGFFLSDAPEFERWIDGERDRLARLYARTLEALAAEAEAGDDFVAAAQRWQQLAAQDPYSSRVALRLMSALAAAGDPAAAIRHAGIHEVLVREELGAEPSAEIAALADRLRAGEVPPARAAVPLEAAAPAEAEPVGSSSAPARASVPDAPAAWVDGAPARPGDATPRPHGRGRRWGWMAGALGAGAVVLAASLSPLPVGGRPPAEEEHPAPMIAVLPLKNDTGDPGQEHFADAMTEALIAELAREDGLRVISRTSVMPYKDPGSRKLPEIARELNADLIVEGSVFRDGDRVRITAQLIRASSDEHVWAESHQGDIRDIFALQGRVARAVAGQIGVRSTARSGDLRGGAAGPVGTAAYESYLRGRQTGGSRSIQALQQAIALDPEFAPAYATLADRLALAGFFAALPPDSAFGGARRAALQALARDERSAEAHGALGIVLLHHDWNWTEAEKHFRRALALNPSNAYLRHMYAHQLLARGRTEESARESARAAELDPFNAAMIACSGWHGLADGQSGHAATESLRALRIQPESFWPELILGWAYEQEGKYPEAIAAFKDAVSHSGGSSFALAAQAHAHAVAGEEPMARTILAELLRRSRTGYVSAYDLAAVYAGLRDDEEALRWLERAFAERSSFLVNLGWEPRFRRLHADPRFRSLARRIGVPVQQDRT; encoded by the coding sequence ATGCTCTCCCTCCGCCTGTTCGGCGGCCTCCAGGCCCACGTCGACGATCAACCGCTCGCCGGGCGGGCGGCACACCGGAAGCGGCTGGCGCTCCTCGCGCTCCTCGGGACGGTGCCGTCTCGCACGATGAGCCGGGACAAGCTCGTAGCGCTCCTCTGGCCGGAGCACGACGCCGAGCGGGGCCGTCACCAGCTGGCAACCGCGCTCTACGACGTGCGGAAGGCAGGGGGCGAGGAGCTGGTCCTCACCCCGGGGGACGACCTGCGCCTGAACGCGGAGCGGGTCGCGTGCGACGTGTGGGAGTTTGAGGCGCTGCTCTCGGGCGGAGAGCCGGAAACCGCCGTGCGGTGCTACGCGGGCCCTCTGCTGGACGGCTTCTTCCTCTCGGATGCACCGGAGTTCGAGCGCTGGATCGACGGCGAGCGGGACCGCCTCGCGCGCCTCTACGCCCGGACCCTCGAGGCGCTCGCCGCCGAGGCCGAGGCGGGGGACGACTTCGTCGCGGCGGCGCAGCGATGGCAGCAGCTCGCGGCGCAAGACCCCTACAGCTCGCGCGTGGCGCTCCGGCTGATGAGCGCACTGGCCGCCGCGGGCGACCCTGCCGCAGCCATCCGGCACGCGGGGATACACGAGGTCCTCGTGCGGGAGGAGCTCGGGGCGGAGCCCAGTGCGGAGATCGCCGCCCTGGCCGATCGGCTCCGGGCCGGAGAGGTGCCTCCCGCGCGAGCCGCCGTTCCCCTGGAGGCGGCCGCTCCGGCCGAGGCGGAGCCGGTCGGATCCAGCTCGGCTCCCGCCCGGGCGTCCGTCCCCGACGCGCCGGCGGCATGGGTGGACGGCGCGCCCGCCCGGCCCGGGGACGCGACTCCTCGGCCGCATGGCCGGGGGCGGAGGTGGGGGTGGATGGCCGGTGCGCTCGGGGCGGGTGCCGTGGTTCTCGCCGCGAGCCTGTCGCCGCTCCCGGTCGGGGGGAGGCCGCCGGCCGAGGAGGAGCATCCGGCGCCGATGATCGCCGTGCTCCCCCTCAAGAACGACACGGGCGATCCGGGCCAGGAGCACTTCGCCGACGCCATGACGGAGGCGCTCATCGCCGAGCTGGCGCGCGAGGACGGCCTGCGGGTGATCTCCCGCACCTCCGTAATGCCGTACAAGGATCCCGGCAGCCGGAAGCTCCCCGAGATCGCCCGGGAGCTGAACGCGGACCTGATCGTGGAGGGCTCCGTGTTCCGAGATGGAGACCGGGTGAGGATCACGGCGCAGCTGATCCGCGCCTCTTCCGACGAGCACGTTTGGGCGGAGAGCCACCAGGGCGACATCCGGGACATCTTCGCGCTCCAGGGCAGGGTCGCCCGGGCGGTAGCGGGGCAGATCGGGGTCCGCTCGACGGCGCGCTCGGGCGATCTGCGCGGAGGGGCCGCCGGCCCGGTCGGCACCGCCGCGTACGAGTCGTACCTCCGTGGCCGCCAGACCGGGGGCTCGCGGAGCATCCAGGCGCTCCAGCAGGCGATCGCGCTCGACCCGGAGTTCGCACCCGCGTACGCGACGCTGGCGGACCGGCTGGCGCTGGCGGGGTTCTTCGCGGCGCTGCCGCCGGACTCCGCGTTCGGAGGGGCGCGGAGGGCCGCGCTGCAGGCCCTGGCCCGGGACGAAAGGTCGGCGGAGGCCCATGGCGCGCTGGGGATCGTGCTCCTGCACCACGACTGGAACTGGACCGAGGCGGAGAAGCACTTCCGGCGGGCCCTCGCGCTGAACCCGAGCAACGCCTACCTCCGGCACATGTACGCGCACCAGCTGCTCGCGCGCGGACGGACCGAGGAGTCGGCCCGGGAGAGCGCCCGGGCGGCGGAGCTGGATCCGTTCAACGCAGCGATGATCGCGTGCTCCGGGTGGCACGGCCTGGCGGACGGACAGTCCGGGCATGCGGCCACGGAATCGCTCCGGGCGCTCCGGATCCAGCCGGAGTCCTTCTGGCCGGAGCTCATCCTGGGCTGGGCGTACGAGCAGGAGGGGAAGTACCCGGAGGCGATCGCCGCCTTCAAGGACGCGGTCTCGCACTCGGGCGGCAGCTCGTTCGCGCTCGCCGCCCAGGCGCACGCGCACGCGGTCGCGGGCGAGGAGCCGATGGCCCGGACCATCCTCGCCGAGCTGCTCCGGCGCTCCCGGACCGGCTACGTCTCCGCCTACGACCTCGCCGCGGTGTACGCGGGCCTCCGGGACGACGAGGAAGCGCTTCGCTGGCTGGAGCGGGCCTTCGCGGAACGGTCCAGCTTCCTGGTGAACCTGGGATGGGAGCCGCGGTTCCGGAGGCTGCACGCGGACCCGCGGTTCCGGAGCCTGGCGCGCAGGATCGGCGTCCCGGTCCAGCAGGACCGTACCTGA
- a CDS encoding DPP IV N-terminal domain-containing protein — MKRTTIPALSIGLLTLLAAGCTDETAAPTAIANEARGVGEHGGGIPGSIVFVSERDAFPGEMGEIYAMNADGSSVTRLTFALPADDAWPAWSPNGKRIVFASDRSGDREIWAMNSDGTELVRLTHSAGPDAGGVYSPNGKQIAFHSRRDGNFELYVMDADGENPTRLTDHPGSDLWPDWSPNGKQIAFQRGFQGNEDIYVLDLRTGEERRLTDHRAPDRMPVFSPNGKQIVFMSGREGYCSIFVMDATGENLVNLTPKPAGVPAGSWCNFWPSWSRNGQQIYFASERPGTADVDVFVMNADGTGVRQLTNAPGWDYAPVAR; from the coding sequence ATGAAGCGCACGACCATCCCCGCACTCTCCATCGGTCTGCTCACGCTGCTCGCGGCGGGATGCACGGACGAGACCGCTGCGCCCACCGCGATCGCGAACGAGGCCAGGGGAGTCGGGGAGCACGGAGGGGGGATCCCCGGCTCCATCGTCTTCGTCAGCGAGCGCGACGCCTTCCCCGGTGAGATGGGTGAAATCTACGCGATGAACGCGGATGGGAGCAGTGTCACGCGGCTCACCTTCGCACTGCCTGCAGATGACGCCTGGCCCGCCTGGTCGCCCAACGGCAAACGCATCGTCTTCGCCAGCGACCGGTCCGGCGACCGGGAGATCTGGGCCATGAACTCCGATGGGACGGAGCTCGTCCGCCTCACCCACAGCGCCGGCCCGGATGCGGGGGGCGTCTACTCCCCGAACGGGAAGCAGATCGCCTTCCACAGCCGGCGCGACGGCAACTTCGAGCTGTACGTCATGGACGCCGACGGCGAGAACCCCACCCGGCTCACCGACCACCCGGGAAGCGACCTGTGGCCGGACTGGTCCCCCAACGGGAAGCAGATCGCCTTTCAGCGCGGATTCCAGGGGAACGAGGACATCTACGTCCTCGACCTGAGGACCGGGGAGGAGCGCCGGCTCACCGACCATCGGGCCCCGGATCGGATGCCGGTCTTTTCTCCCAACGGGAAGCAGATCGTCTTCATGAGCGGGCGTGAGGGGTACTGCTCGATCTTCGTCATGGACGCGACAGGAGAAAACCTCGTCAACCTCACACCGAAGCCGGCCGGCGTTCCGGCGGGGAGCTGGTGCAACTTCTGGCCGTCCTGGTCCAGGAACGGGCAGCAGATCTACTTCGCCTCCGAGCGTCCGGGCACGGCCGACGTGGACGTGTTCGTGATGAACGCCGACGGAACGGGGGTGAGGCAGCTTACGAATGCCCCAGGGTGGGACTACGCGCCCGTAGCTCGGTAG
- a CDS encoding SRPBCC family protein: MSATHTPAAQGAARTFEVAVTHRIAAPAEAVYGVFADYREAHPRIVPPSFFVGMSVEQGGYGAGTIVLVHGRFAGRTRTIRGVVTEPEPGRLLVESYPAERMVTSFRVLPEPGGTASLVTISTVMPRRWGPVGWIEERIVRRLLGRVFAEELELVAAYLAGVGVPAGAAASAGAVRAW, from the coding sequence ATGAGCGCTACCCATACCCCTGCCGCCCAGGGGGCCGCACGCACGTTCGAGGTCGCGGTGACCCACAGGATCGCGGCCCCGGCCGAGGCCGTCTACGGTGTGTTCGCCGACTATCGTGAAGCGCACCCGCGCATCGTCCCGCCGAGCTTCTTCGTCGGCATGAGCGTGGAGCAGGGAGGGTACGGCGCCGGGACGATCGTTCTCGTGCACGGGCGGTTCGCCGGGCGCACCCGGACCATACGCGGGGTCGTGACCGAGCCCGAGCCCGGTCGCCTGCTCGTGGAGAGCTACCCGGCGGAGCGGATGGTGACCTCCTTCCGCGTGCTCCCGGAGCCCGGGGGCACGGCGTCCCTGGTGACGATCTCCACGGTGATGCCGCGCCGGTGGGGGCCCGTGGGGTGGATCGAGGAGCGCATCGTGCGCCGGCTGCTGGGTCGCGTGTTCGCCGAGGAGCTGGAGCTGGTGGCCGCGTACCTCGCCGGTGTCGGAGTACCGGCCGGTGCGGCGGCATCCGCGGGTGCCGTCCGGGCGTGGTGA
- a CDS encoding alpha/beta fold hydrolase — MIQPLAAAALLVLASAAALRAQQPDPETAGFLLMRGVDTVSVERFSRTGGVLEGRILARKRVPITYRAVVDAGATIDRLELQVLQPGAPEEAPPRQRLVALFRGDSIFTQAFSGDSSKAERLGTRSGALPYHPQLPMLSLLEQVVRRARVLGGERVQVPVFLMSSGAQTVLATVEFRGADSARVEIGSIDARLAVDREGRILGGVAQGEQVIERVAVLPGRVFATQPADYSAPAGAPYTAEEVRIETAAGHTLVGTLTIPKNATGRVPAVVTITGSSRQDRDHNTPYGGPYRIFRQVADTLGRRGIAVLRMDDRGVGQSTGDFESATTADRADDIRAGLAYLRGRQDIDGRRLGLVGLSEGGAIAPMIAATDPALDGIVLLAAPASTGRQILEYQGRYNIEQKEAIRPEQRDSVYRSELAKVEARLHEEPWLRFFLSYDPLQTARRVRQVPVLILHGTTDRNVPPADAQRLAEAFRRAGNRDVTVRMFEDMNHIFLRDPDGNPSKYESLPSFEVAPEVLGTIADWTAAHLKR, encoded by the coding sequence GTGATCCAGCCCCTCGCCGCTGCCGCACTCCTGGTGCTCGCCTCCGCGGCCGCGCTTCGCGCCCAGCAGCCGGATCCCGAGACGGCCGGCTTTCTGCTCATGCGCGGCGTGGACACGGTCAGCGTGGAGCGGTTCAGCCGCACGGGTGGCGTGCTCGAGGGCCGCATTCTGGCACGCAAGAGAGTCCCGATCACGTACCGCGCCGTGGTGGATGCCGGCGCCACGATCGATCGTCTCGAGCTGCAGGTGCTTCAACCCGGCGCGCCCGAGGAGGCGCCTCCCAGGCAGCGGCTCGTCGCGCTCTTCCGCGGCGACAGCATCTTCACGCAGGCTTTCAGCGGCGACTCGTCCAAAGCGGAGCGTCTGGGTACGCGGTCAGGAGCGCTCCCGTACCACCCGCAGCTTCCCATGCTGTCGCTGCTGGAGCAGGTCGTTCGCCGTGCCCGCGTGCTCGGAGGCGAGCGCGTCCAGGTCCCGGTGTTCCTGATGAGCAGCGGAGCACAGACGGTCCTGGCGACCGTCGAGTTTCGTGGAGCGGACTCGGCCCGAGTCGAGATCGGCAGCATCGACGCCCGCCTGGCCGTGGACCGTGAGGGGCGCATCCTAGGGGGGGTGGCGCAGGGCGAGCAGGTCATCGAGCGGGTGGCGGTGCTTCCGGGCCGCGTGTTCGCGACGCAGCCGGCCGACTACTCTGCGCCGGCAGGCGCGCCGTACACCGCGGAGGAGGTGAGGATCGAGACCGCGGCCGGACACACGCTGGTGGGAACGCTGACGATCCCGAAGAATGCAACCGGGCGCGTCCCGGCCGTCGTCACGATCACGGGCTCGAGCCGGCAGGATCGTGACCACAACACGCCGTACGGCGGCCCGTACCGCATCTTCCGCCAGGTGGCCGACACGCTCGGCCGACGCGGCATTGCCGTTCTCCGGATGGACGACCGGGGCGTCGGGCAGTCCACGGGCGACTTCGAATCGGCGACCACCGCCGACCGGGCCGACGACATTCGCGCGGGACTCGCATACCTGCGCGGCCGGCAGGATATAGACGGCCGGCGGCTCGGCCTGGTGGGGCTGAGCGAGGGCGGGGCGATCGCCCCGATGATCGCGGCCACCGATCCGGCGCTCGACGGCATCGTCCTGCTGGCGGCACCCGCGAGCACCGGGCGGCAGATCCTGGAGTACCAGGGCCGATACAACATCGAGCAGAAGGAGGCGATCCGCCCCGAGCAGCGCGACTCCGTGTACCGGTCGGAGCTCGCGAAGGTGGAGGCACGGCTACACGAGGAGCCCTGGCTCCGCTTCTTCCTCTCATACGATCCGCTCCAGACCGCGCGGCGTGTGCGGCAGGTGCCCGTGCTCATCCTCCATGGCACCACCGACCGGAACGTCCCGCCTGCGGATGCTCAGAGGCTGGCGGAGGCCTTCCGCCGGGCCGGCAACAGGGACGTGACCGTGCGGATGTTCGAGGACATGAACCACATCTTCCTGCGCGACCCGGACGGGAACCCCAGCAAGTACGAGTCGCTGCCGTCCTTCGAGGTGGCTCCGGAGGTGCTCGGCACCATCGCGGACTGGACGGCCGCTCACCTGAAGCGGTAG
- a CDS encoding ABC transporter substrate-binding protein translates to MIMRPRGMCMLVVLVAACGGGDAEPGAGAAPDQVEEAQRYGGTAVVALSLEPQALNVLTGDMGGEAGMMKRDLLFAPLIRYDENFAPVPWLAERWDTVRVAPDTLQLTFHLRKDVKWHDGVPVTAEDVLFSYERLVDPRTAYAGAHTFALYAPKGELVDLHTVRFRLRRHADFMEGWYWNPPVPKHLLADVAPEQIRNHPFGTQPVGNGPFRFVRRVPGQEWVFEANPDFPAALGGRPYLDRLIFRVIPAQTALVTEILTGAVDVWLGAKPSEADRLAQTPGVRLIAYPHNKWDYIAWNGRLPMFDSPEERRALTLAIDRQALVDAALYGYGMIGRSTVTPAHWSFAADDPETLLPYDTAEARRLLAGAGWHDRDGDGILEDEQGRPFRFTLKTIQGDDTWKEVVEIVQAQLRRIGIDAQPRLLEFNTLVGQGEGRLDRDGARTRDFEAVALHFYDEFRKDDSQILHSRFADRSVYQWTGFSHPRADWLLDTLPVIPDREAARPLWREYQRLIVHQSPFTLLYYPERLVALRTRLQGVEADARSDLLTVGRWWIPPGERR, encoded by the coding sequence ATGATCATGCGACCGCGTGGCATGTGCATGCTCGTGGTCCTGGTCGCCGCATGTGGCGGGGGCGACGCGGAGCCGGGGGCGGGCGCCGCACCGGACCAGGTCGAAGAGGCCCAGCGCTACGGCGGCACCGCGGTAGTCGCTCTCTCCCTCGAGCCGCAGGCCCTGAACGTACTCACCGGCGACATGGGCGGCGAGGCGGGAATGATGAAGCGCGATCTTCTGTTCGCCCCGCTGATCCGGTACGACGAGAACTTCGCGCCGGTCCCCTGGCTGGCGGAGCGGTGGGACACGGTCCGCGTTGCACCGGATACGCTGCAGCTGACGTTCCATCTCCGGAAGGACGTGAAGTGGCACGACGGAGTGCCCGTAACGGCGGAGGATGTGCTCTTTTCCTATGAGCGCCTGGTCGATCCCCGGACCGCCTACGCGGGTGCTCACACCTTCGCTCTGTACGCGCCGAAGGGAGAGCTGGTGGACCTGCACACCGTACGGTTCCGGCTCCGCCGGCACGCGGACTTCATGGAGGGCTGGTACTGGAACCCACCCGTACCGAAGCACCTGCTGGCCGACGTGGCGCCCGAGCAGATCCGCAACCATCCTTTCGGAACGCAACCCGTCGGGAACGGTCCCTTCCGCTTCGTCCGTCGAGTTCCCGGCCAGGAATGGGTCTTCGAGGCCAACCCCGACTTTCCCGCGGCACTCGGCGGACGGCCGTACCTGGACCGGCTGATCTTCCGTGTGATCCCCGCGCAGACTGCACTGGTGACCGAGATCCTGACCGGCGCCGTCGACGTATGGCTCGGTGCGAAGCCGTCGGAAGCGGACCGGCTCGCGCAAACGCCCGGCGTTCGCCTGATCGCCTATCCCCACAACAAGTGGGACTACATCGCCTGGAACGGGCGCCTGCCGATGTTCGACAGCCCCGAAGAGCGGCGGGCTCTCACGCTGGCGATCGACCGCCAGGCCCTGGTCGATGCCGCCCTGTACGGGTACGGCATGATCGGCCGCTCGACGGTCACACCCGCGCACTGGTCCTTCGCCGCCGACGATCCCGAGACCCTGCTCCCCTACGACACCGCGGAAGCCAGGCGCCTGCTGGCAGGAGCAGGGTGGCACGACCGGGACGGCGACGGGATCCTCGAGGACGAGCAGGGCCGGCCCTTCCGCTTCACGTTGAAGACCATTCAGGGGGATGATACGTGGAAGGAGGTGGTCGAGATCGTCCAGGCGCAGCTGAGACGGATCGGCATCGACGCGCAGCCCCGGTTGCTTGAGTTCAACACGCTGGTCGGCCAGGGCGAGGGCCGCCTGGACCGGGATGGCGCTCGCACCCGCGACTTCGAGGCCGTGGCGCTGCACTTCTACGACGAGTTCCGGAAGGACGACTCGCAGATCCTCCATTCTCGCTTCGCAGACCGTAGCGTCTACCAGTGGACGGGCTTCTCTCATCCGCGCGCCGACTGGCTCCTGGATACGCTGCCGGTTATCCCGGATCGGGAGGCGGCACGGCCACTCTGGCGGGAGTACCAGCGCCTGATCGTTCACCAGTCACCATTTACGCTGCTTTACTATCCCGAGCGCCTGGTCGCGCTCCGCACCCGGCTGCAGGGGGTCGAGGCGGATGCCCGCAGCGATCTCCTGACGGTCGGCCGCTGGTGGATCCCGCCCGGTGAGCGGCGATGA